The genomic region GGGAAAGTGCACTGGTTTTGTTTTTTACAAATAAGATGAATTATGATGGCATTATCGCTGCTGGAATTACTATTTCTTTTGTCAATGGTTTAATACCAACAATTTTAGGACTGTTTTTCTTGAAAGCGTTTATAACAAAACTTACTTTTATCAGAGAGAAAACTTGCTATGAGAATATCTGCATTACAAAACAGATATAAACTATCAATGGACTATGTTAGACAAAAGACAGAATTAAATGGTTATCCTTGTGAACTTGTTATAGAATTAACCAACAGATGTAATTTGAATTGTATAATGTGTCCGAGGGAAAAAATGTCAAGATATATTGGAGATATGGATTTTCATCTATTTAAAAAAGTGATAGATGAAATAAAACAAAAACCGACCGAAATGGTAGATTTATGTTTTGCTGGTGAATCACTGTTACATCCAGAAGTGTTCAGTATAATAAAATATGCTAAAAAGAGCGGGCTGAGAACATTTATTCAGACAAATGCTACTGTTCTGGATGAAAATACTGGATATAAATTGATGGAATCCGGGTTAGATTTACTTGTATTAAGTATAGATGCTGTAAGAGAGCAAACTTATCGTTCTATTCGTCCTGGCGGTGATTTTAACGAAGTAACAAGGAATGCTGAAACATTCTTGAAAATTAAGAATAATAATAGTAAGCGTGCCCCATATACTATTGTTCAGTTGGTTTATTTAACTTATAACAAACATGAAGCAAAAGATTTTGTCGGGCTTTGGAAAAGCAAAGGCGCTGATGCTGTAAGAATAAAACCGTTTAACGACCGTGCTGGGTTTGTTGACAGTTCACTTGATGGCCGTGATGATAACAATCAAAATAAAGGAATTCCTTGCATCAGATTATGGCGCGGTTTAGCGATATTCTGGGATGGCAAAGTTGTTCCTTGTTGTATGGATTATTCGGGTAAGGAGATAATCGGCGATGTTAATTTGGAATCAATTTTAGAAATATGGAACTCTGTTGAGATACAGAATTTAAGAAAGTTACATATTATGAACAAAGTAAGTGATTCCGAGCTATGCAGGGCTTGCTGTGGGTACAATGGAAATTTATTAAAAACATTAGGTACTGTTTTCTTTGATGCGCTTTCTATAAGGAAACTTGCTCCTGTATGGAATAGGGGAAATTAAAATGATACTTGATGCA from Elusimicrobiota bacterium harbors:
- a CDS encoding radical SAM protein — protein: MRISALQNRYKLSMDYVRQKTELNGYPCELVIELTNRCNLNCIMCPREKMSRYIGDMDFHLFKKVIDEIKQKPTEMVDLCFAGESLLHPEVFSIIKYAKKSGLRTFIQTNATVLDENTGYKLMESGLDLLVLSIDAVREQTYRSIRPGGDFNEVTRNAETFLKIKNNNSKRAPYTIVQLVYLTYNKHEAKDFVGLWKSKGADAVRIKPFNDRAGFVDSSLDGRDDNNQNKGIPCIRLWRGLAIFWDGKVVPCCMDYSGKEIIGDVNLESILEIWNSVEIQNLRKLHIMNKVSDSELCRACCGYNGNLLKTLGTVFFDALSIRKLAPVWNRGN